In Octopus bimaculoides isolate UCB-OBI-ISO-001 unplaced genomic scaffold, ASM119413v2 Scaffold_181898, whole genome shotgun sequence, the genomic window TAATGATGATGCAACACATGATGACATCACCAGGTGTCTCCATGGCAACTGAAACTATAGAGCAACATTGGACATTGCAGGACACTGGAAGagaagtgacaaaagaaaaggcagaaaaaaagaaaagaagaacagaaggaaggaaggaagaaaaggaagaaaagcaaacaagaaacacacacactcaaagaaaataaaccaaacatcaaaaataataaaaggaaattaaacAAGAGAGAAATGATGCAGGAACATAGGAaacagcaaaatatttagcaattgTTGTGGCAATTTTTTGATTAGTCCAAcagacaaaccaaaaaaaaaaaaaaaaaaaaaaaaaaagaaagttcaattgctaaattttctttcagattttataaaaaaagataaatgaaatgagGCACAAAGCACtacatagcaacaataataatcctttctactaaaggaacaagacctgaaatttttggggagggaacaGGTCGATTATATCAAActctgtttcactggtacttaatttactgaccccgaaaggatgaaaggcaaagtcaaacctgGTGGAATTTGAGGTTGATtttataataagaataaaaataaacactgtaaacCTAAGAATACCTGGTTCTCTTAAATCGCTTTCAAAAtcgaaatattacaaatttaacagaATCTTAGTCTCTTTTCCTTACAATATTTAATTGCTTCCTTACAAATATTATTGCTAATCATAAACAACATCCATAGTAAAAAGTCCAGCTTGTTTACTCCTAGGAAGAGTTTGTATTGAAAAACAAAGCAATATAAATAACTCATAAAGTTTCAGAAAATATGTTTGCAAGAAAGATGTTttactttctctcaatctttgaACAATTGTGTTATGTTATTTTCCTGGCACAGATGCCAAAGACTGAATGTGGAGGACATGAGAGAAGTGGATTCAGAAATGTGAgtggaaatggaaagaaagaccTTGAAACTTGGCTTGGGATGCCAGAAATGAAGTTACCCAGGGTCCATGAGAAAATGGCACAGGAATCCGCTATGTTTGCGAGACGGAGCCTCAACAGTGTAGATGATGTCTACAAATTAAACAACCAAAGACGCAAGAAACTTCCATACACCCTTGCGATGGACTTGTTAACACAGTACTACAACTGCATAAAAAGAACCCACACACGACAGAGATCTGTCTATCAAACCTACATCACGAAGCCTGGCCAAAGACTATTATTGAAATGCCACCAATGGTGAGTTTATAtgtggagtgagtgagtgagtgagagagagagagagagagagagaaagagagagagagagagagagaggaggggagattATTTGTTCGAGAANNNNNNNNNNgagagagagagagagaaagagagagagagagagagagaggaggggagattATTTGTTCGAGAAGCAAGGTAAAAAAAATGCTGTTATTCTTGTCATTGTTTAACCCTTGGGCAGTTTgtcagatttttttctctctgattctACTAATATAAAATTGCCCACCACCAATGGTGAGTTTATGTGTGTTCTTgatgagggagagacagacagacaaagattaTTCTCAAAGCAAGATGAAAACAAtcagtcatttttgttgttgtttaactccccCGAGCAAtccttcagatttttttttctcccattctCCTACCATAAATTTGTCCTCCACCCCCTCAGGCTTACAAGCTGCACAGCATCCTCACCAGCACTGGCGGCATGAGAAAAAGCACCAGGACAAAGTGTGAAGGACCTCCATTAGGAAGGAcctccaaccatagaaaccagaccagagcagacactggagcacaatgcagcctTTGAGCTCATTAAATCCTATATCAAACTGTCTGATTCATGCCACCATGGAatatggaagttaaatgatgatgatgatgatgatgaagaagatgacatATCTCACTACAAAGTAAGATTCTGCATACAGCCTTGATGTGCCACGCCAgcttccatagtctgttttggcttgatttctacagtttgatgcccttcttaatgctaaccactctgcagagtgttctgggtgctttttaagtggcaccaaccacaggtgctttttacatggcaccttggatataGGATCTCAATATCACTGTCGTGGGTGAGTCTTCTCaggtacagcaatgcaccacatatcttggtcctctgtcatcttCTTCATAAGGTTCAACATTTTGAGGTTGGCCATCAaaactttgtcccatgtcttcttgcgtcttcctcttccacaacttccttccgctttaagtgatcagcactttatgcaactgtcctcatccatccatatatatatagacctacacacacacacacacatatatatatatatatatactttgaatgaattttttgcattttgcattactGCAGACATCTAAGAAATCTATTTACTATTAACTATGATAATATAAGTTATTTGCATGTTTTTgagttatgaaacaatttgtcatCATTTTAGGATTTTTCCTATtattacataaaagttcatcaaaatatttatctgtcatttatgatttcatatatgcttgtatgtatgtccttTAGTTTTAAACCAGGGGCCACAACTGAAATGAAGGCAAAAGTGACCTGGCAACATCTCCAGGAGAAAGGAACAGTACTTTCTCGCATCCAGTCCAATGGAAACTACAAAATAACTCCAAACCGGGACTTAATCATCAAAGCAATTAACAGTGAACtggatggttattattattgcaccAATGGAAATCGATATGAAGCCATCCACCATTTAACAACAGTGACAAGCACCCAATTCCATGCGGTATTAAACTgacttgaatttttttaatatatattttgtacatctggaagcatgtttgtttgtggggggagcatcatagccatgtgttgagaggaattctttggggtttgaataatttgctTCTTGTAACATGGGTGTtatgttcatcatccttaaacaaaccttgtttagggaccttttgagtgggatgggctactcaacctgaagaaaattttcacTGGCCCCCACCTACAAGGTCTTGTGCTGTTTActttgatatgaggtcaccatgttgcacacatacaGTTGCTATGCATATCAGGCAGGTAGTTGTGACGGGTATATTGGACTTCATATAattgcaccccagtgtcactttgacggcatgcactgctctgtcactcaataataataatctgttctactataggcacaaggcctgaaattttaggggaggggggttagtcagttacatcgaccccagtgcgtaactggtacctattttatcaacaccaaaaggatgaaaagcaaagtaaaccttgacaaaatttgaactcagaacataaggatgaatgaaataccactaagcatttagctggtgtgctaacaattctaataataataataattactctgACTTGCTTAATTGTACTTGTTTCATTGCTAGGTTAGCGAGAACACTACAAAAAGCCTTCTAACAATGAAAAACCTAACaagaaacaatttgaaaatattcagtTCCTGGTCAAACTGGAGCAAATGCAGTCACTGTGGGAAAGAAGGATTTCGGAGAAAAATTGGTCTTTGCACAATAAAGGTAAATATTTCTCGATTATTCTATTTTTTCAACAATTCACCCcagcaaagaaattttaataaaaagaaaccaTTTCGTTCTTTAGATAAGGCTCTGTGGCAATCTTTCAGAGAAAGTCTATCAAAACTGAAAGTATTctgtattttcataaaatttcttcaatttcttttccaGTTGAGTTACTTAAgtttatgtgttttttgtgtatgtatagggCTTAGGCATGGCTGGGTagcaagaaacttgctttccaacaacaaggttctgggttcaatcccacactatggcaccttggacaagtgtcttctaccataaccacaggccaaccaaagcattgtgagtggatttaggagatggaaactgaaaggaagcctgtcatatatacatatatataacattaatcaacggacatataaatatgtctacctgctggaaatggCAGTCAAAATTCTTATTTACTGTTATCTCCAGCaagtagacatacttagtatgtcctttcattaatatatactaCATCCCCCATTCCTTCATTACAGAAACTTAACGAGAGAGCTCCAGTAAGGCCAGTCGACATCtacatattttattactttactgGAAGTTTATCATGTCAGTCCACTGCCTTGCCAAAGCAGATACGGGAACTCCCAGCAATCAAGTCACGCCCCAACGAAGTGTTTTACAACAAGTGTCAGGTGGCATGCCCTAAGAAAGAAGGCAGAACAATCATTAAAGACCAGGCAGGGAAGGTGGTGGAGGTCGTGATGCCAGGCTACTTATCGCTCCATCAAAAACGGAAAATGGCTCATCCTGTAATACGTGACGTGATCTACACAATGGAGGGCAGTGACGTCATCATTAGGTGTCGCACGTGagtatcttttttcctttctttctttctttctttctttcagtaattaatctgtggacatgctggggcaccaccttgaagaattttagtcgaatgaatcaaaccctgttcttttttttttttttttttaagcctagtacttattctatcagtctcttctgccaaactgataagttatggggatgcaaacacacaaacaccgattgtcaagtggggagggacacaaacactaacacaaaggcatacacacatagatatgaatatatgacaaacttctttccgtttctgtgtaccaaagccacgcacaaggctttggttggcccaagggtatactagaagatacttgtccaagctgccatgcagtgggactgaactctgaaccaagtggttgggaagcaagcttcttaccacactgtcacatctatgtacaaacagacagacagacagatatatatacatacacacaacaggggtcatttagtttccatctaacaaatctactcacaaggcttgccCAGGgtggtgtcatgcagtgggactgaacccagaaccatgtggttaggaagcaagcttcttaccatactgccacatctatgtacacacacacacacacacacacacacacacacatatatatatatatatatatatacacacacacacacacacacacacacaattgccttctttcagtttctgtctaccaaatccactctcaaagctttggttgttGGCtacagtagaacacacttgcctaGGGTGgtgtcaggcagtgggactgaaccgagaaccatgtggttgggaagcaagcttcttattacatatttttttttcttttcttttctttttttcctgttatgACAGAGATGAGAATATTATCCGATGGCAGAATAGGTCGAAACCACTGAAACATTTCCTAGAGAGCCGCAAAACGAAAGGAAGGGTGTTCATTGACGTCACTAATTCACTTCACATCAGAAACACTCAGTTCACAGACACTTCGCTATACAGGTGAGATGTGATGATATTGACTACTTCATCGATAAtgacactgttgttgttattatcattattattttaaggtggctagctggaagaatcgtcagcacgccgggcaaaatgcttaggggtatttcatctgccgctacgttctgagttcaattccgccgaggtcaactttacctttcgtcctttcggggtcaataacttaagtaccagtgaaacactggggtcgaagtaatcgactatccccctcccccaaatttcaggctttgtgcctatagtggaaaggattgttgttgttgttattattattattattattattattattattattattattggaaggtAGCAAGCTgtcaaaatcattagcacgccaggtgaaatgtttagcagcatttcatctgccgctacgttgggagttcaaattccatcattgtcaactttgcctttcatcctttcgggggtcagtaagttaagtaccagtgaaacactggggtcaatgcaaacgactatccccctcccccaaaatttcagaccttgtgc contains:
- the LOC106881965 gene encoding Ig-like V-type domain-containing protein FAM187A; amino-acid sequence: MFARKMFYFLSIFEQLCYVIFLAQMPKTECGGHERSGFRNVSGNGKKDLETWLGMPEMKLPRVHEKMAQESAMFARRSLNSVDDVYKLNNQRRKKLPYTLAMDLLTQYYNCIKRTHTRQRSVYQTYITKPGQRLLLKCHQCFKPGATTEMKAKVTWQHLQEKGTVLSRIQSNGNYKITPNRDLIIKAINSELDGYYYCTNGNRYEAIHHLTTVTSTQFHAVSENTTKSLLTMKNLTRNNLKIFSSWSNWSKCSHCGKEGFRRKIGLCTIKKLNERAPVRPVDIYIFYYFTGSLSCQSTALPKQIRELPAIKSRPNEVFYNKCQVACPKKEGRTIIKDQAGKVVEVVMPGYLSLHQKRKMAHPVIRDVIYTMEGSDVIIRCRTDENIIRWQNRSKPLKHFLESRKTKGRVFIDVTNSLHIRNTQFTDTSLYSCWKRNILLQTTKLVVTESMLDSADPYIIYSLSGITIFGLLMTSCCMYSGRHRGMAR